The following coding sequences are from one Rhodopirellula islandica window:
- a CDS encoding methionine-R-sulfoxide reductase, protein MDSSPFNKLSEAEAYVILHKGTEPPGDGGYTLTKDPGTYICKRCNTPLYHAKDKFISHCGWPSFDDEIEGAVKRHRDADGRRIEIVCANCGGHLGHVFHGERLTAKNERHCVNSISMKFIPEGKEMPKPIKATDVKKEDKATKPKETKPKATDAKPSAE, encoded by the coding sequence ATGGATTCGAGCCCGTTCAACAAGCTAAGCGAAGCCGAAGCCTACGTGATCTTGCACAAGGGCACCGAACCACCCGGGGATGGTGGCTACACACTGACCAAAGATCCCGGCACGTACATTTGCAAACGCTGCAACACGCCGCTGTACCACGCCAAAGACAAGTTCATCAGCCACTGTGGCTGGCCCAGCTTTGATGATGAAATTGAGGGTGCGGTCAAACGACATCGAGACGCCGATGGACGTCGGATCGAAATTGTCTGTGCCAATTGTGGCGGCCACCTGGGACACGTCTTCCACGGCGAACGCCTGACGGCCAAAAACGAACGTCACTGCGTGAACTCCATTTCGATGAAGTTCATTCCGGAAGGCAAGGAAATGCCCAAGCCGATCAAAGCGACCGACGTGAAGAAAGAAGACAAGGCGACCAAGCCCAAAGAGACGAAGCCGAAAGCGACCGACGCCAAGCCTTCCGCCGAGTGA
- a CDS encoding efflux RND transporter periplasmic adaptor subunit, producing the protein MKSAVRWGTWGKRLLVVPPIVLAVVAYAWLVKHSPPLTVQPEDEVSRMLETMVVQRMDVCPKVSGYGTAKYARSWRAVTQVEGRIDKIHPELRPGSMIQEGEVLLEIDDSDYRSQVEQLEATIDQQNAEIEQLEQSIENEEKSLALEKEVLAVLQREFDREETLLTRQAGSSASIDSKRRELLMQQKAVQDLENSIALIGPQIKALQAARRQSEVQKTQAQRDIERATLTAPFQMRVGEVQLEVGQYVTVGENLFEGYSGAEMEVEAQLPLSEIHRLFVAERDESEFEEQLTQEAFRRLFAFEAVVNVAGNEVTESYKGRFLRVREIVDTQTKMVGFVVGVENVPPSRQERPQPPLLEGAFCDVDVFGTTLSEQVVIPRRAIRNGSVYLLDDQSRLTSQVVQLAFTQDDYAVVASGLEGGERLVIANPSPAIMGMLVDPIEAEEATQKLIDSVAADDTERPSGHAPSQFLRTP; encoded by the coding sequence ATGAAGTCCGCAGTGCGATGGGGAACGTGGGGCAAACGATTGCTGGTGGTCCCGCCAATCGTTTTGGCCGTCGTTGCCTACGCTTGGCTGGTCAAGCACTCGCCTCCGCTCACCGTGCAACCGGAGGACGAGGTCTCCCGGATGCTGGAGACGATGGTTGTTCAGCGGATGGACGTTTGCCCAAAGGTCAGCGGGTATGGCACGGCCAAATACGCTCGTTCTTGGCGAGCGGTCACGCAGGTGGAGGGGCGAATCGACAAGATTCACCCCGAGCTGCGTCCTGGATCGATGATCCAGGAAGGCGAGGTGCTGTTGGAAATCGACGATTCCGACTACCGTTCGCAAGTTGAACAACTGGAGGCCACAATCGACCAGCAAAACGCTGAAATCGAGCAACTGGAACAGTCGATCGAGAACGAGGAAAAGAGCTTGGCTCTCGAGAAAGAGGTCCTGGCCGTTCTGCAGCGGGAGTTCGATCGCGAGGAAACGCTTTTGACTCGGCAAGCGGGATCGAGCGCTTCGATCGATTCGAAACGCCGTGAACTGCTCATGCAGCAGAAGGCCGTTCAGGATCTCGAGAACAGCATCGCTCTGATCGGACCTCAAATCAAAGCCTTGCAAGCTGCGCGACGTCAGTCAGAAGTCCAGAAAACGCAGGCTCAGCGGGACATTGAACGCGCCACCCTCACCGCACCATTTCAAATGCGTGTGGGTGAGGTTCAATTGGAAGTTGGGCAGTACGTCACCGTGGGGGAAAACCTGTTCGAGGGTTACAGCGGCGCTGAGATGGAAGTCGAAGCGCAGTTGCCGCTGAGTGAGATTCACCGATTGTTCGTGGCGGAGAGGGACGAAAGCGAGTTCGAAGAGCAGCTCACTCAGGAGGCGTTCCGGCGATTGTTTGCGTTTGAGGCTGTGGTCAATGTCGCGGGCAACGAGGTGACAGAATCGTACAAGGGCCGCTTCTTACGAGTCCGAGAGATCGTTGACACTCAGACCAAGATGGTGGGGTTTGTGGTCGGTGTTGAAAACGTTCCGCCATCCAGACAAGAGCGTCCTCAGCCGCCTCTGCTAGAAGGTGCGTTTTGCGACGTCGACGTGTTTGGCACGACGCTCTCTGAACAAGTCGTGATTCCACGTCGAGCGATCCGCAATGGCTCGGTGTACTTGCTGGACGACCAAAGTCGATTGACCTCGCAAGTAGTGCAGTTGGCGTTCACTCAAGACGACTATGCCGTGGTTGCCTCGGGATTGGAGGGGGGCGAACGACTGGTCATCGCGAATCCGTCGCCGGCGATCATGGGGATGTTGGTCGATCCCATTGAGGCGGAGGAGGCCACTCAGAAATTGATTGATTCCGTCGCCGCGGACGATACCGAGCGGCCTTCCGGTCACGCCCCTTCGCAGTTTTTACGCACTCCTTGA
- a CDS encoding efflux RND transporter permease subunit — MLEKFVNHRTLANVLMMSFIGLGLYAVPRLQKETFPNFDSSEVQIVMTYRGASAEDVEQGICLPIEDALDGIQNIEEVTSSAQEGFASIVVEIDESADLSTALNDIETEVEAISDLPDGAEDLFITELNRTDSVMTIAVSGPIDPDSLKDYCEGFKQQLKRLPGVSLVEIQGFSDRQLRIELDVEALRRLGLSAETVAASVRSQNLDLPVGTIESEHEDILLRLVEQKQTPQDIEEIVVHGVTGRSEVRIRDIGRVVDGFADAEQEAWIKGQRAGIIQVNKTRSQDTTKIAAVVREFVEKEQQRQPQLDITITNDESELIVQRLTLLAKNAWQGIVLVFLVMWVFFNLRLSFWVVMSLPVSFMGAFFFLPLIGQSLNMMSSVAILMATGILMDDGIVIAENIARHVSLGKHPMRAAVDGVREVAGGVISSFLTTCCVLCPLFVLEGHIGKVLRVIPMVLLTTLAISLIEAFLILPAHLGHSLKAKDANAPRGLRAKIDGGVDWVRENVFGKVIDWAIRWRYLSIGLSIATFIMAFAMVAGGLVNFVPFPDLEGEMVEARVLMPQGTPLSRTEEIVRNINDAVARANDRFPGQPTGDELVRSVMSKFNENSDAGESGPHVATVSIRMLEPDVRSTSTAEFIRALREEVGQVPNAISVTIAEAVRGPAGRAVEVLFKSDDLQVAQSAAQETQQWLSEYTGVYNFNTDLRPGKQEIRLHLKPDAVALGLNVQAMASQLSTAFQGAKISDIQAGLDQYEINVQLEPESRNTLEAFLDFQFILAGGIQVPLQSVADLEMTYGWSKISRVDGWRTVTLTADTDTDLVNTTKLMSGFQSELMPQLVAKHQGLKISLGGEAERSSETGSSMASLFLLGLFGVYAILSFQFESWLEPLIVMAAIPMSLIGMVFGHMWMGMDISMPSLVGFVSLAGIVVNDSILLVLFLKKERSEGKPSHDSARSASRLRFRAIMLTSITTMVGLLPLTLEKSTQAQVLIPTAVSIVFGLLSSTILVLIVIPCIYVVACDLGLIRSDEHESSSPA, encoded by the coding sequence GTGCTAGAGAAATTTGTCAATCACCGAACGTTGGCTAACGTGCTGATGATGTCCTTCATTGGGCTGGGGCTCTACGCGGTTCCTCGTCTTCAGAAGGAAACGTTTCCGAACTTCGACAGTTCCGAAGTGCAGATCGTGATGACCTATCGCGGAGCATCGGCGGAAGACGTCGAGCAGGGAATCTGCTTGCCGATCGAAGACGCGTTGGATGGCATCCAAAACATCGAAGAGGTCACCAGTTCTGCGCAAGAGGGGTTTGCATCGATCGTGGTGGAGATCGACGAGAGTGCTGATCTATCGACGGCGCTCAACGACATCGAAACGGAAGTCGAAGCGATCTCGGATCTTCCTGATGGTGCCGAGGATCTGTTCATCACCGAACTGAACCGGACGGATTCGGTGATGACCATTGCAGTCAGTGGTCCCATCGACCCGGACTCGTTGAAGGATTACTGCGAGGGGTTCAAGCAACAACTCAAACGATTGCCCGGTGTGTCTTTGGTTGAGATCCAGGGATTCTCCGATCGTCAGCTTCGCATTGAATTGGATGTCGAAGCGTTGCGTCGATTGGGTTTGTCAGCGGAGACGGTTGCCGCATCGGTCCGCAGCCAGAATCTGGATTTGCCAGTGGGCACGATCGAGTCAGAGCACGAAGACATCCTGCTGCGTTTGGTGGAACAAAAACAGACGCCGCAAGACATCGAAGAAATCGTCGTTCACGGCGTGACGGGGCGATCCGAAGTTCGGATTCGCGACATCGGACGTGTGGTCGACGGATTCGCCGACGCAGAACAAGAGGCTTGGATCAAAGGTCAACGGGCGGGCATCATCCAGGTCAACAAGACCCGGTCGCAAGACACCACTAAGATTGCCGCGGTGGTCCGTGAATTCGTTGAGAAGGAACAGCAACGTCAACCGCAGTTGGACATCACGATCACCAATGATGAGTCGGAACTGATCGTTCAGCGTTTGACATTGTTGGCCAAGAACGCTTGGCAGGGCATCGTGTTGGTGTTCTTAGTGATGTGGGTGTTCTTCAACCTGCGACTTTCGTTTTGGGTGGTGATGAGCCTGCCGGTCTCGTTCATGGGAGCGTTCTTTTTCCTGCCGCTGATCGGCCAAAGTCTGAACATGATGTCCTCGGTGGCAATCTTGATGGCGACCGGGATCTTGATGGACGACGGGATCGTGATCGCCGAGAACATCGCCCGGCATGTTTCTTTGGGCAAACATCCCATGCGGGCTGCGGTGGACGGTGTCCGAGAAGTTGCTGGCGGCGTGATCTCGTCCTTCTTGACGACTTGCTGCGTGCTCTGCCCGCTGTTTGTGCTGGAAGGGCACATCGGGAAAGTGCTCCGTGTGATTCCGATGGTTCTGTTGACGACGCTGGCGATCAGTTTGATCGAGGCGTTCTTGATTCTTCCCGCGCACCTGGGGCATTCCTTGAAGGCGAAGGATGCAAACGCTCCCCGTGGGCTGCGAGCGAAAATTGACGGTGGCGTCGATTGGGTCCGCGAGAATGTGTTTGGCAAGGTGATCGATTGGGCGATTCGTTGGCGGTACCTGTCGATTGGATTGTCGATTGCCACCTTCATCATGGCCTTTGCGATGGTTGCCGGAGGGCTGGTGAATTTCGTGCCCTTTCCCGATTTGGAAGGGGAAATGGTGGAAGCTCGCGTGTTGATGCCTCAGGGGACGCCGTTGAGCAGGACGGAAGAGATTGTCCGAAATATCAATGACGCGGTCGCACGAGCAAATGATCGGTTCCCAGGTCAGCCAACGGGCGACGAGTTGGTGCGGTCGGTGATGTCCAAATTCAATGAGAACAGCGACGCAGGTGAATCAGGGCCCCATGTTGCGACCGTGTCGATTCGGATGCTCGAACCCGATGTGCGAAGCACGTCCACGGCGGAATTCATTCGAGCGTTGCGCGAGGAGGTCGGCCAGGTTCCCAACGCGATTTCGGTCACGATTGCCGAAGCGGTCCGTGGACCGGCGGGGCGAGCAGTGGAGGTGCTGTTTAAAAGTGACGACTTGCAGGTGGCACAATCCGCCGCTCAAGAGACTCAACAATGGTTGTCCGAGTACACCGGGGTCTACAACTTCAACACCGACCTTCGACCTGGCAAGCAAGAAATTCGATTGCACCTGAAGCCCGATGCGGTCGCACTCGGTTTGAATGTGCAAGCAATGGCCAGTCAACTGAGCACTGCGTTTCAAGGAGCGAAGATCAGCGACATCCAGGCGGGGCTGGATCAATACGAAATCAATGTGCAGTTGGAACCCGAAAGCCGGAACACGCTGGAAGCCTTCCTGGATTTCCAATTCATCCTGGCAGGTGGAATCCAGGTGCCATTGCAATCAGTTGCCGATTTAGAAATGACGTATGGCTGGTCAAAGATTTCTCGCGTGGACGGTTGGCGAACCGTGACCTTGACGGCGGACACCGACACGGACCTGGTCAACACGACCAAGTTGATGAGTGGTTTTCAATCCGAGTTGATGCCCCAGTTGGTTGCCAAACACCAGGGGCTGAAGATTTCGCTGGGTGGCGAGGCGGAGCGGTCCAGTGAAACGGGATCGTCGATGGCGTCACTCTTTTTGTTGGGATTGTTTGGCGTCTACGCGATTTTGAGTTTCCAGTTTGAGAGTTGGCTTGAACCGCTGATTGTGATGGCGGCGATTCCCATGTCGCTGATCGGAATGGTGTTTGGGCACATGTGGATGGGGATGGATATCTCCATGCCCAGCTTGGTGGGATTCGTTTCGCTGGCCGGGATTGTGGTCAACGATTCCATTCTGCTGGTGCTGTTCTTGAAGAAGGAACGCTCCGAAGGCAAACCGAGTCATGACTCCGCTCGCAGTGCCAGTCGCCTTCGTTTCCGAGCGATCATGTTGACCAGCATCACCACGATGGTTGGGCTGTTGCCGCTGACGTTGGAAAAGAGCACGCAAGCCCAGGTGTTGATTCCGACAGCGGTTTCCATCGTGTTCGGATTGTTGAGTTCAACGATCCTGGTTCTGATTGTTATCCCCTGCATCTACGTTGTCGCTTGCGATTTGGGGTTGATCCGATCGGATGAGCACGAATCGAGTTCACCGGCCTAA
- a CDS encoding putative bifunctional lysylphosphatidylglycerol flippase/synthetase: MKFDPRKLVGPLMALLLFGLAVRLLIGEAHKVSWDDFVAGLTGVPTAYLVIATFLVALNYGLLICYDILALRYVCRALPLRRVSLVAFLGYALGNNLGTLLAAAPIRYRFYHRWGLTHRQIVALMSVLALTFWSGVCVLGGVVLVLHPIELPARFDLPFGVRTLGAILLSIAVFYAGICLVWRKPWPIGKLHLRPPSLGLATAQASVAIVDLTISATALYLVMPGDAVVPFPTVLAAYLVGITVSLITQVPGGLGVLELILWTLLKDTVGKPVLASVLIFRVIYYILPLLVGMVVLVAHEIYSGAMEARHDAETFDSKTT, from the coding sequence GTGAAATTCGACCCCCGCAAGCTTGTCGGCCCGTTGATGGCTCTGTTGCTGTTCGGCTTGGCCGTGCGGCTTCTGATCGGCGAAGCTCACAAAGTTTCCTGGGATGACTTTGTCGCTGGCCTGACCGGTGTCCCGACTGCCTACTTGGTGATTGCCACCTTTTTGGTGGCCCTGAATTACGGCCTGCTGATTTGCTACGACATCTTGGCACTTCGGTATGTCTGCCGAGCGCTGCCGTTGCGACGAGTCTCTCTGGTCGCATTTTTGGGGTATGCCCTGGGAAACAATCTCGGCACGCTGCTAGCGGCGGCCCCGATCCGGTACCGCTTCTATCACCGCTGGGGCCTCACCCATCGCCAAATCGTGGCCTTGATGAGCGTGCTGGCGCTGACATTCTGGTCGGGCGTCTGCGTGCTCGGCGGAGTCGTTCTGGTCCTGCACCCGATCGAACTGCCAGCCAGATTTGACCTGCCCTTTGGGGTCCGAACGCTCGGAGCCATCCTGCTTTCAATCGCTGTTTTCTACGCTGGAATCTGCCTGGTTTGGCGAAAACCTTGGCCGATTGGCAAACTTCACCTGCGACCGCCAAGCCTGGGACTGGCGACCGCTCAGGCCTCCGTTGCGATCGTCGACCTGACGATTTCCGCGACAGCCCTGTACCTGGTGATGCCCGGTGACGCGGTGGTGCCATTTCCCACGGTCCTGGCAGCGTACCTGGTGGGAATCACGGTCTCCCTGATCACCCAGGTTCCCGGCGGACTCGGCGTTTTGGAATTGATCCTGTGGACGCTGCTCAAAGACACGGTCGGAAAACCCGTGCTCGCCTCTGTTTTGATTTTCCGTGTGATCTACTACATTTTGCCACTTCTAGTCGGTATGGTCGTCTTGGTGGCTCACGAGATCTACAGTGGCGCCATGGAAGCTCGCCACGACGCGGAAACGTTCGATTCCAAGACCACCTGA